GTCGGCACCGGCTCCCCCGTAGGTGCTGCGCATCCGCCAGCGGTGACCGCCAGCAGCGTCGCCGTCAGCCCGACCAGGGCCCATCGGCGGACAGCTGATCGTCGGGTCAGTCGCGTGGTGGTCATGTCGATCAGACGCCGCCCGGTCGGCCGGGGTTCCGGCCGACCGGGCGGCACCGGTCACATCTCGATCAGTGGATCCTGCGGATCAGGAGATCCTGATCTTCATCGTGGTGCCGTCGACGGACACCACGCGGATCTTGACGCCGACCGCGGGCAGCTTGACCCCGTGGTTCGGCAGTTCCTCGTAGAAGTACTTCTTGGTGTCGTCGAACACCGGCGCAGCGGCTTGGCCACGGATGTACTGCGGCTGGTCGTTGATGTGCAACGTGAACGAGTCGGCCTTCTCCAGGCTGAACGGCGCGTCGTACACCTGGACCCTGGCCCGCCACGGCGCGCCGGTCAGGTTGTACATCGGTCGTGGCCGCGAGTCGATGTAGAGGTTGCGGCCCTCACCCGGGTGCACGTTGGTGTTGTTGTCGACCTGGGAGGTGTCCCAGTAGGAGATCAGCAGACCCTCCTGGTAGGCGTAGTGGTCCACCCAGTCGGGGTTGCTGTACCCGAAGTAGTACGGGCCGGTCTCCAGGTACTTGTCGTAGGACACGTACGAGCGGTGCCCGGCGATGTAGTAGTTGTCGTACTCGCCGGTCACGCTGGACCCGACGGTGCTCCAGCCGCCGGTCGTCCAGCCGCCGTCGCCTTCGGCGCCGTCGGTGAAGATCGGGGAGCCGTCGGCGGTCACGACGATCTCGTCACCGAAGAAGCCGCCGTACGCCACCGCACCGTCGGTGCGGTAGAGGAACCGCAGCAGCATCGTGTCGCCGGCGTAGGCGTCCAGCGGCACGTTGATGTCGACCCAGGCGCCGCCGGTCGAGCTGTCGATCGCCGGAGTGCCACTGCCGTCGGTGCCGAACGGGGTGCCGTTGATCGTGCCGTCCAGCGACGTCCAGCTCGCGCCGCCATCGGAGGACGCCTGGAAGTACAGGTAGTCGTAGTCGTCCTCGATGTCGTACCGGGCCTTCATGGACAGCGCCGCCGTGGACGACCCGGTCAGGTCGAACTCCCGGGTCATCGTGTTGCTCAGGTCGTCTTCGTTGCCGGAGAAGTACTGGAAGTCGCCGGCGAACGGCTCACCGAGTTCGGTGGTGACCTCCTTCTTGGGCAGGACCACGACCACCGCTTGGGCGCGCTTGGTGTTGTACTCCTGCGGACCGAGGTGCAGCGTGCGTTTCTGACCGGCGACCACAACCTCGTAGTCGAGCCAGCCGAGTTGCAGCTTGTTCCAGGCACCGAGGTCACCCGGCCGTTCGCCGATACCGCCGTCGCCGGCGGCACCGAGGCGGCTCTGCGCCATCAGCGTCCAGTGCTCGTTGTTGTTGTCCCCGCCGCCGGAGGTGTCGTAGTCGTCCGGCAGACCAAGGTCGTGGGCGTACTCGTGGACGAAGACGCTCAGTCCGCCGTTCTCGGGCTGGATGGTGTAGTCACCGATCCACAGGCCACTGTCGCCGACCTGCGTACCGCCGAGCGGGTTCTGCTCCGGGCCGGTCAGGCCGATGTCGCTGCCGAAGGCGTACCAGCGGTGGCTCCAGATGGCGTCCTCACCCTGCCACGGGTCGCGGTCGGCCTGGTCGCCGCCGGCGTGCACGATCTGGAAGTGGTCGAGGTAGCCGTCCGGCTCGTTGAAGTCGCCGTCACCGTCGTGGTCGTACCGGTCCCACTTGTCGAACTCGCGCAGTTCGGCGTTGATCTCCTCGTCGGTGCGTCCGAGCGCCCGCTGGTCGGCCACCCACTGGTTGGCGGCGTCGCGGATCAGCTGCCACACGTTGCTGCAGACGTTGCTGCCGCACAGGTCCCGACCGTACCGGGCCTCGTTGTAGCGGACCTTCACCCAGTCGGTGACGGTGCCGTCCACGCTGTACCGACCGGACGACTGGGTCTCGTAGTAGGTCTTGACCGATTCGACACCTTCGCCAGCGCCGAAGTACAGCTGCTGGTAGTAATCGGCCGAGTAGTCGGCGCGCCAGATGGTGGTGTTGTCCACCGAGCGGTCCGGCTCGGGGATCTCGTTGTGCAGCGGGCCGTCGAAACGCGCCGGACCCGGCCAGTCGGGGTTGCTGTCGACGTCCGGGTAGCTGGGGTGACGCTCGTTGCCGAACTCGGCCAGGATCACGAAGATCCGGTCGGTGGTCTCGCGCTCCAGCTCGACGTACTGGTCCGTGGAGGCTTTCGCGCCGCCGGCCGCGCGTCCGGCGAGACCAGCGCCACTGGTCTCGCCGACCTTGGCGACGGTGCTCGCGCCGCGACGTTCCGGCGTGATCCGTCCGCTGACCACGTCGCTCACCGCGCGTTCGCGTAGCTCACGACGCTTCTCGCCGAGTGGGTTGGGCAGGTCGTCGATGCTCGGCGCTACGTCCAGGGAAGGAGCCACCGCTGGTGCTTCCACCGGCGGTGCCGCCATCGCTGTCGCGGGCAGAGCAAAGCCCATCCCTGAGGCGAGCGACACGGTGAGCATTCCCACCATGACTTTGCGCACCTGGTTACCTCCGGTTCGGGGGAATCCGGGCTACCACTTGGGTGAGTGGCGCCAGGAGATCCGGATGATGTGGCCTCGGTCGTAGGGGCCAAAGTGAAAGTAGTCACCGGAGGGAACCGCTGTGAAGATCGATGCGTCGATTGGTTTCAAGATCTTGTTTGGATCGCCCCGATTTGTCACATCGATGAGGTGTCAGATGTTGGCAGCCGCACGTCGGAGCCGGGAGACGCGACGGGCCGGGCCGGACACCCCGAAAGGCGACCGGCCCGGCCCGTAGAGCGACGACCGACGGTACGGCGAACCGTCCCGGACGGTCGTCGGTGTTCAGTCCTCGTCGGATTTGGTGCCCTGCATCCCCGACGAGATCAGGTCCATCACGGTGGAGTCCTGCAGGGTGGTCACGTCACCCAGGGAGCGGTTCTCGGCGACGTCCCGGAGCAACCGACGCATGATCTTGCCCGAGCGGGTCTTGGGCAGCTCCGGCACCAGCATGATCTGCCGGGGCTTGGCGATCGGCCCGAGCGTACGGGCGACGTGGTCCCGAAGCTCCTTGATCAACGTCTCGCCCGCCTCGCCGGCGACGTCGGCGCTGCCACGTGGGATGGTGAACGCGACGATGGCCTGACCGGTCGTCGGGTCGGTGGCGCCGACCACTGCCGCCTCCGCCACCGCCGGGTGCGACACGAGCGCCGACTCCACCTCGGTGGTGGAGATGTTGTGCCCCGACACCAGCATCACGTCGTCGACCCGGCCGAGTAGCCAGATGTGCCCGTCGGTGTCCTTCTTGGCCCCGTCGCCGGCGAAGTACATCGTGTCGAAACGGGACCAGTAGGTGTCGATGAACCGCTGGTCGTCACCCCAGATCGTCCGCAGCATCGACGGCCACGGTTCGCGCAGCACCAGGTAGCCGCCGCCCCCGTCGGGCACCGACGCACCCTGGTCGTCGACCACGTCGGCGCTGATCCCCGGCAGCGGGGTCATCGCCGAACCCGGCTTGGTCGCGGTCACCCCGGGCAACGGGGAGATCATGACGGCCCCGGTCTCGGTCTGCCACCAGGTGTCCACGATCGGGCACCGGCCGCCGCCGATGTGCTCGCGGTACCACATCCAGGCTTCCGGGTTGATCGGCTCACCGACGCTGCCGAGCAGCCGCAGCGAACTCAGGTCGTACCCGGCCGGGATGTCCTCGCCCCACTTCATCATGGTGCGGATCAGCGTCGGCGCGGTGTAGATGATGCTGATCTTGTACTTCTGCACCAGTTCCCAGAACCGGCCCTTGTGCGGGGTGTCCGGGGTGCCCTCGTACATCAGCTGGGTCGCGCCGTTGGACAACGGCCCGTAGACGATGTACGAATGCCCGGTCACCCAGCCGATGTCCGCCGTGCACCAGTAGACGTCGGTTTCCGGTTTGAGGTCGAAGACCGCGTGATGGGTGTACGACGCCTGAGTCAGGTAACCGCCGGTGGTGTGCAGGATTCCCTTAGGCTTGGCCGTGGTGCCGCTGGTGTAGAGGATGAACAGCGGGTGCTCGGCGTCGAACGACCGCGCCTCGTGCGTGGCGCTGGCCTTCTCCACCGTCTCGTGCCACCAGTGATCCTTGTCGGTCCAGGCGACGTCCTCGCCGGTACGGCGGACCACCAGCACGTGCTCGACCGACGGGCACTGGGCGACCGCGTCGTCGACGGTCGGTTTGAGCGCCGACGGCTTGCCCCGGCGGTAGCCGCCGTCCGCCGTGATGATCACCTTGGCGGAGGCGTCCTGCACCCGGCCGGAGAGCGCGTCGACGGAGAAGCCGCCGAAAACCACGTTGTGGGTGGCGCCGATCCGCGCGCAGGCCAGCATCGCGACCGCCGCCTCCGGGATCATCGGCAGGTAGATCGCCACCCGGTCACCGGCCGTCACGCCGAGGTCGGTCAGCGCGTTGGCGGCCTGGCAGGTCATCTGGTGCAGCTCGGCGTAGGTGATGGTGCGGGTGTCGCCGGGCTCGCCCTCCCAGTGGATGGCGACCCGGTCGCCGAGTCCGGCTTCGACGTGGCGGTCGAGACAGTTGTACGCGACGTTGAGCTGACCGCCGACGAACCACTTGGCGAACGGCGGGTTGGACCAGTCCAGCACCTGGTCCCACTCCTTGGCCCAGTGCAGCCGGCGGGCCTGGTCCGCCCAGAAGGCGAGCCGGTCGGCGGCGGCGGTGTCGTAGGCGGCCGCGGTGACGTTGGCCGCCCCGGCCAGTTCGGCCGGCGGCTCGAACCGTCGACTCTCCTGAAGCAGGTTCTCCAGTGTTTCGCTCATGCGTGGGGCTCCTCACACGTCGCTTGACTTGCTCCGAGGTTAGTGTCGCGGCCCGGCTGGCACGAGACGTCTCACCCGCTGGGGTGCGGACCACGCGCCGAGTGGCTCCCGTCGCGCGGTGGCCGGTCCCGGCCGGGACCGGTCCGGGCGGGGCTGGGCCGGCGCGTAGCGTGGCAGGCGTGACCGAGACCGATCCGCTGGCCCCCCTGCTCGACCTCGCCGACGTGCGGCCCGCCTTGGATCGGGCCCGTGAGCAGGTCGACCAGGCGTTGCGGCATCGCGCGCTGCGCCGCCACGGCGGCCGGGTCGCCGCCGAGATGAGTCTGCGGGCGGCGGTGGCCAGCGCGGCGTTGGAAGGCCACGGGTACCCGCTCGCCGAGGTCCGGGCCGGCACCGTCACCGATCCGGTCGTACAGGGCGCGTTGCGAGTCGCCGAGGCGGTGCCGCACCTGTGCGACCGGTGGCCGCGCGCGCCGCGCCAGGTCTTGGCGCGGCTGCACGTGCTGGCCGCCAGCGACCTGGTGGGGGTCGATCGACTCGGTCGTCCCGTCGAGGCCGAGCCGGTGGCGCCGCGTATCGACGGCCTGGCCGGCCTGATCACGGGCGGCACGTCGGTGCCGCCGCTGCTGCTCGCGGCGGTGGTGCACGCCGAGCTGCTGACCCTGCGCCCGTTCGCCGGGCCGGGCGGCGTCGTGGCGAGGGCCGCCGCCCGGCTCACGCTGATCGCCGCCGGCTCCGATCCGCGTGGGCTGCTCGCGGTCGAGGTCGGCCATCAGGAGCGGGAGCCGGAGTACGTGGGTTCGGCCGGGGCGTACGCCACCGGTACCGCCGACGGGGTGCGGTCCTGGCTGCGGCACTACCTGACCGCCGTCGAGGTGGGCGCGGCCCGGTTGACGGAGGTGGCCGACGAGGCGTTGGCCGCCGCCTGATCAGGTGGAGCTGGCGCGGGCCCGGCGGTGCCGCCCGTACCAGGCGATCCCGATGGCGACCCCGACGCCGACGCTCAACGCGGCGGCCGCGACCGGAACGGCCGGTCGTTCGCGCAGCCGGCGGCCGAGCGGTACGGGGTGGCGGAAGGCCAGCACCGGCCAGCCCTGTTCGGTGGCCAGCTTGCGGAGCTGACGGTCAGGGTTGACCGCGGTGGGGTGCCCGACGCATTCGAGCATCGGGACATCGGTGTACGAATCCGAATAGGCGTAGCAGTCGGCCAGTTGGTATCCGCGCTGCTCCGCCAGCTCGATGACGCCGTCCGCCTTGGAGGTGCCGGCCGCGTAGAATTCGATTTCACCGCTGTATCGGCCGTTCTCCACCGCCATCCGGGTGGCGATCACGTCGGTGATGCCGAGCAGCTCGCCGATCGGCCGGACCATCTCCTCGCCGGAGGCGGAGACCAGCACGACGTCCCGGCCGGCGTTCTGGTGTTCCTCGATCAGTGCGGCGGCCTCGGCGTACACGTACGGGTTGATCAGCTCGTGCAGGGTTTCGGCGACGATCTGGCGGACCTGCTCCACCTGCCATCCCTTGCACAGGGCCGCGAGGTAGTCGCGGGTGCGGGCCATGGTCTGCTCGTCGGTGCCGCCGAGCCGGAACATCAGCTGGGCGTACGCGGACTTGACCACGTCCCGTCTGGTGATCAAGCCGTCGCGGTAGAAAGGCCGGCCGAACGCCAAGGCGCTGGACTTGGCGATCACGGTCTTGTCGAGGTCAAAGAAAGCGGCGCTGCGGCCCACGACGGAGAAGTCTAGCCGCACGGATCCGGCGCGCGCCGGTGCCCGGGTCCGCCGACGGTACCCGGTCCGCTCCCGCCTCCTGACCCGACGATCAGCGATCCCGGCGGCCTCACCTGGGTTCGACGCGGTTCCGATCCGCGACTCGCGGTAGAGAGCACTCGACGTGTGGGCGGTGACTCAGGCATGCTGGTTTGTGACACGCTTTCGTTTCTGGTCCAGTTCCATCCGTTAAGCCCTCGGCGGTTGCACCCCCCGTGACCGCTGAGTGGGTTCGGCTCGACCCCCCCGGAGCCGGACCCCAGACGACCCCCGCCTCCCCCCGGCGGGGGTCGTCGCGTCTGCGGCCGACAACCACACCAGCAACCCCCGATCGGGTACGGACACGACCTGTCCCGATAGCAGAACAACCGTGGTACGTACGGATTTCCACAGGCCTTCCGGTTGTCCACAGGTTCCTTGATCATCTCCACCTGTCGTCCTGCCTCCCGGCGATCGTTGCGGCATCCGTCATCGATCCCAGGAGGCCCGGATGCCCCCGTCCACCAGCATCGACCACCCCCGACGCCTGCCCCTGGTGGTCACCGCTGACGAGGCGCTCCTCGACGACCTGCTACGGCTGGCCGCCCTCGCCGGCACCGAGGTCGACCTCGCGGCCGACCCGATCGCCGCCCGGTCCCGGCACAGCAGCGCCCCGCTCGTCCTGCTCGGCGCCGACCAGGCCGAGCCGTTCCTGCGCGCCCGGCTGCCCCGCCGCGCCCGGCTGATCGTGGTCTGCCGGGCGGGCCAGGACCACGTCTGGCAGCTCGCCGAACCGCTCGGCGCCGAGCATGTGGCGATACTGCCGGCCGCCGAACCCTGGCTGGTCGACCGCTTCGCCGACCACGACGGCACCGCCACGGCACCGGGTCCGATCGTCGGCGTCGTGGGCGGTCGGGGCGGTGCTGGTGCCAGCGTCCTGGCCGGCGGGCTGGCCGCCACCGCCGCCCGACGCGGACTACGCAGCCTGCTGGTCGACGCGGACCCGCTCGGCGGCGGCTTGGACCTGGTCCTCGGGTGGGAACAACTCGACGGACTGCGCTGGCCGGCCCTCGCCGACAGCGACGGGCGGATCGACCCGACCGCCCTGGTCGGTGCGCTGCCCACCCGAGGCGACCTCGGCCTGCTCTCCTGGGATCGCGGCGAGCCTCTGCCGTTGCCGGCCGGCACGATGACCGCCGCGCTCGACGCCGCCCGCCGGGAACGCGACCTCGTGGTGGTGGATCTGCCGCGCCGCCCGGACGAGGCTGCCCTGGCCGCCCTGCACGCGACCGACCAGGTCTTCGTCGTGGTGCCGGCGGAACTGCGCGCCACCGCAGCGGCGGCCCGGGTCGTCGCCGGCATCCGCCCGCACTGCGCCGAGCTGTCGCTGATCGTCCGAGGACCCGCCCCCGGTCGGCTCCGGGCCCGCGAGATCGCCCGATCCCTGGATCTACCGCTGACCGGGACGTTGCAACCCGAGCCACGGATCAGTCGAGGTCTGGAACGCGGCGAGTCGCCGGGCGCGGTCGGTCGGGGCGCTCTCGCCGAACTCTGTCAGCGGATCGTCAGCCGGCTCGTGGACGCCCCGGCTCAGGCTGCGCGATGAGCCGGCACGCGGACGGAGGCGTCTTACGAGTTCGGGTAGCACGCGATGCTCAACACTATGCGTACCGCCGACGGGTGGCGTCGGATCGGCTGGGACACCGCTGGGACACCGCGCCGGTCGCCCCATCGGAGCCAGACGGACTCAGCGAACGGCAGGCATGCCACTGTACTCGTCAAGCTGCTCGGCGGGCACACCGGTAAGGAGTGCGACAGC
The sequence above is a segment of the Solwaraspora sp. WMMD406 genome. Coding sequences within it:
- a CDS encoding oxidoreductase, which codes for MTETDPLAPLLDLADVRPALDRAREQVDQALRHRALRRHGGRVAAEMSLRAAVASAALEGHGYPLAEVRAGTVTDPVVQGALRVAEAVPHLCDRWPRAPRQVLARLHVLAASDLVGVDRLGRPVEAEPVAPRIDGLAGLITGGTSVPPLLLAAVVHAELLTLRPFAGPGGVVARAAARLTLIAAGSDPRGLLAVEVGHQEREPEYVGSAGAYATGTADGVRSWLRHYLTAVEVGAARLTEVADEALAAA
- a CDS encoding HAD family hydrolase gives rise to the protein MGRSAAFFDLDKTVIAKSSALAFGRPFYRDGLITRRDVVKSAYAQLMFRLGGTDEQTMARTRDYLAALCKGWQVEQVRQIVAETLHELINPYVYAEAAALIEEHQNAGRDVVLVSASGEEMVRPIGELLGITDVIATRMAVENGRYSGEIEFYAAGTSKADGVIELAEQRGYQLADCYAYSDSYTDVPMLECVGHPTAVNPDRQLRKLATEQGWPVLAFRHPVPLGRRLRERPAVPVAAAALSVGVGVAIGIAWYGRHRRARASST
- the ssd gene encoding septum site-determining protein Ssd, coding for MPPSTSIDHPRRLPLVVTADEALLDDLLRLAALAGTEVDLAADPIAARSRHSSAPLVLLGADQAEPFLRARLPRRARLIVVCRAGQDHVWQLAEPLGAEHVAILPAAEPWLVDRFADHDGTATAPGPIVGVVGGRGGAGASVLAGGLAATAARRGLRSLLVDADPLGGGLDLVLGWEQLDGLRWPALADSDGRIDPTALVGALPTRGDLGLLSWDRGEPLPLPAGTMTAALDAARRERDLVVVDLPRRPDEAALAALHATDQVFVVVPAELRATAAAARVVAGIRPHCAELSLIVRGPAPGRLRAREIARSLDLPLTGTLQPEPRISRGLERGESPGAVGRGALAELCQRIVSRLVDAPAQAAR
- the acs gene encoding acetate--CoA ligase yields the protein MSETLENLLQESRRFEPPAELAGAANVTAAAYDTAAADRLAFWADQARRLHWAKEWDQVLDWSNPPFAKWFVGGQLNVAYNCLDRHVEAGLGDRVAIHWEGEPGDTRTITYAELHQMTCQAANALTDLGVTAGDRVAIYLPMIPEAAVAMLACARIGATHNVVFGGFSVDALSGRVQDASAKVIITADGGYRRGKPSALKPTVDDAVAQCPSVEHVLVVRRTGEDVAWTDKDHWWHETVEKASATHEARSFDAEHPLFILYTSGTTAKPKGILHTTGGYLTQASYTHHAVFDLKPETDVYWCTADIGWVTGHSYIVYGPLSNGATQLMYEGTPDTPHKGRFWELVQKYKISIIYTAPTLIRTMMKWGEDIPAGYDLSSLRLLGSVGEPINPEAWMWYREHIGGGRCPIVDTWWQTETGAVMISPLPGVTATKPGSAMTPLPGISADVVDDQGASVPDGGGGYLVLREPWPSMLRTIWGDDQRFIDTYWSRFDTMYFAGDGAKKDTDGHIWLLGRVDDVMLVSGHNISTTEVESALVSHPAVAEAAVVGATDPTTGQAIVAFTIPRGSADVAGEAGETLIKELRDHVARTLGPIAKPRQIMLVPELPKTRSGKIMRRLLRDVAENRSLGDVTTLQDSTVMDLISSGMQGTKSDED
- a CDS encoding immune inhibitor A domain-containing protein; translation: MGMLTVSLASGMGFALPATAMAAPPVEAPAVAPSLDVAPSIDDLPNPLGEKRRELRERAVSDVVSGRITPERRGASTVAKVGETSGAGLAGRAAGGAKASTDQYVELERETTDRIFVILAEFGNERHPSYPDVDSNPDWPGPARFDGPLHNEIPEPDRSVDNTTIWRADYSADYYQQLYFGAGEGVESVKTYYETQSSGRYSVDGTVTDWVKVRYNEARYGRDLCGSNVCSNVWQLIRDAANQWVADQRALGRTDEEINAELREFDKWDRYDHDGDGDFNEPDGYLDHFQIVHAGGDQADRDPWQGEDAIWSHRWYAFGSDIGLTGPEQNPLGGTQVGDSGLWIGDYTIQPENGGLSVFVHEYAHDLGLPDDYDTSGGGDNNNEHWTLMAQSRLGAAGDGGIGERPGDLGAWNKLQLGWLDYEVVVAGQKRTLHLGPQEYNTKRAQAVVVVLPKKEVTTELGEPFAGDFQYFSGNEDDLSNTMTREFDLTGSSTAALSMKARYDIEDDYDYLYFQASSDGGASWTSLDGTINGTPFGTDGSGTPAIDSSTGGAWVDINVPLDAYAGDTMLLRFLYRTDGAVAYGGFFGDEIVVTADGSPIFTDGAEGDGGWTTGGWSTVGSSVTGEYDNYYIAGHRSYVSYDKYLETGPYYFGYSNPDWVDHYAYQEGLLISYWDTSQVDNNTNVHPGEGRNLYIDSRPRPMYNLTGAPWRARVQVYDAPFSLEKADSFTLHINDQPQYIRGQAAAPVFDDTKKYFYEELPNHGVKLPAVGVKIRVVSVDGTTMKIRIS